One segment of Streptomyces sp. XD-27 DNA contains the following:
- a CDS encoding beta-ketoacyl synthase N-terminal-like domain-containing protein encodes MVSATTAGAPLITAWAAVSPWGPTRDDFAAGLASGRATRVPLDPATWAVPHPYGCLVPDFSLRETLGRKGTRSMDRATGLAVTALRDLLTDHPADGEPARLAGVGEDTGLALGTSTGSAQSIMDFTRDSLVGEKPFFVDPARFPNTVMNCAAGQSAIWHRLKGPNTTIAGGRATGLLALRYALRLRRAGRADTVLCGAVEEFSAARAWLDWHARGVGEDPAVLGEGAAVWLLEPAGTAAAHGRTGLAEVAGLEFGFAPGPGQARAALADVLRRLLDRTGTAPGDVWAVADARPPGAEGQAEQGALADVLGEHRPRRIATADAIGDTHAASAAFQVAAVLALCERGGAEPGSLALVTSVDRDGVVGAALLRTR; translated from the coding sequence ATGGTTTCCGCCACCACCGCGGGCGCCCCGCTGATCACCGCCTGGGCCGCCGTGTCGCCCTGGGGCCCGACCAGGGACGACTTCGCCGCCGGACTGGCCTCGGGCCGCGCCACCCGGGTGCCGCTGGACCCCGCGACCTGGGCCGTGCCCCACCCGTACGGCTGCCTGGTCCCGGACTTCTCCCTCCGGGAGACCCTGGGCCGCAAGGGCACCCGCTCCATGGACCGGGCCACCGGGCTCGCCGTCACCGCGCTGCGCGACCTGCTCACCGACCACCCCGCCGACGGGGAGCCCGCCCGGCTCGCCGGGGTCGGCGAGGACACCGGACTGGCGCTGGGCACCAGCACCGGCAGCGCCCAGAGCATCATGGACTTCACCCGCGACTCCCTGGTCGGCGAGAAGCCGTTCTTCGTCGACCCGGCCCGGTTCCCCAACACCGTCATGAACTGCGCCGCCGGGCAGTCCGCCATCTGGCACCGGCTCAAGGGTCCCAACACCACCATCGCCGGCGGCCGCGCCACCGGGCTGCTCGCCCTGCGGTACGCGCTGCGCCTGCGGCGGGCCGGCCGCGCGGACACGGTGCTGTGCGGCGCGGTCGAGGAGTTCTCCGCCGCCCGCGCCTGGCTGGACTGGCACGCCCGGGGCGTGGGCGAGGACCCCGCGGTGCTCGGCGAGGGGGCGGCCGTATGGCTGCTGGAGCCCGCCGGGACCGCCGCGGCGCACGGCCGGACCGGGCTGGCCGAGGTCGCGGGCCTGGAGTTCGGCTTCGCGCCCGGCCCCGGCCAGGCCCGCGCCGCCCTCGCCGACGTCCTACGGCGCCTGCTGGACCGTACGGGCACGGCCCCCGGCGACGTGTGGGCGGTCGCCGACGCCCGGCCACCGGGCGCCGAAGGACAGGCTGAACAGGGCGCGCTGGCCGACGTGCTGGGGGAGCACCGGCCGCGGCGGATCGCGACCGCCGACGCCATCGGGGACACCCACGCCGCGTCGGCGGCGTTCCAGGTCGCCGCCGTGCTCGCCCTCTGCGAGCGCGGCGGCGCCGAGCCCGGCAGCCTCGCCCTGGTCACCTCGGTCGACCGGGACGGCGTCGTCGGCGCCGCCCTGCTGCGGACCCGCTGA